The Sulfurimonas hydrogeniphila genome includes a window with the following:
- a CDS encoding ABC transporter permease — translation MINLAQKEIAHTFGKFIVTAIGVGMLLGIVFVMMGVYRGMIIDAQVLLDDVGVDFWIVQENTLGPFAESSRIHEDFKDTVKVIEGIDKVEGMTFQNLQLPSKNGAVRVFAVGFDPFGDIDPVNPKRLISGRGLRRNHYEMVVTDKTGFKLGDTIRLGRDIYHVVGVTHGTVSSGGDPLVYISLKDAQQLQFLYSNARIRNDRARGVSGVNSHMVNAVIATKKNGYDVDVIAQQIRKWKHKAVYTAAQEKTILTQNLIERASKQIGMFTVILVIVSTIIIALIIYTMTLEKMKEIAIMKLIGIPNSMIIKMIVQETLIMGVLAFITGNIFAHLIYTKFPKRVVLETQDAVALFIVVVIASILASLIGVKKVIAADPAQAIGG, via the coding sequence ATGATAAATCTAGCACAAAAAGAGATAGCCCATACTTTTGGAAAGTTTATCGTTACTGCGATAGGCGTAGGTATGCTGCTTGGTATCGTTTTTGTTATGATGGGTGTTTACAGAGGAATGATTATCGATGCGCAGGTTCTTTTGGATGATGTGGGTGTTGACTTCTGGATAGTACAGGAAAATACCCTTGGTCCTTTTGCCGAATCCTCACGGATACATGAAGACTTCAAAGATACAGTAAAGGTTATTGAAGGAATAGACAAAGTAGAAGGAATGACATTTCAAAATTTGCAGCTTCCGTCAAAAAACGGCGCTGTCCGTGTCTTTGCAGTGGGATTTGATCCTTTTGGTGACATTGACCCTGTTAATCCAAAGCGTTTAATAAGCGGACGAGGACTTCGCAGAAATCATTATGAAATGGTTGTCACTGACAAAACAGGTTTTAAACTGGGCGACACTATTCGCTTAGGACGGGATATTTACCATGTGGTCGGTGTAACACACGGAACCGTCTCCTCAGGCGGCGATCCTTTGGTGTATATCAGTCTCAAAGATGCACAGCAGTTACAGTTTTTATATTCCAATGCCCGTATACGAAATGACAGAGCAAGAGGTGTTTCCGGTGTGAATTCACACATGGTCAATGCTGTGATAGCAACGAAAAAAAATGGTTATGATGTTGATGTTATTGCACAGCAGATAAGAAAATGGAAACATAAAGCAGTATATACGGCTGCCCAAGAGAAGACAATACTGACACAAAACCTTATTGAAAGGGCGTCGAAACAGATAGGAATGTTTACGGTTATCTTGGTAATTGTGTCGACGATTATTATTGCGCTGATTATCTATACGATGACGCTGGAAAAAATGAAAGAGATAGCTATAATGAAGCTTATCGGTATACCAAACAGTATGATTATCAAAATGATTGTACAAGAGACACTCATTATGGGAGTATTGGCATTTATTACTGGTAACATTTTTGCACATCTTATTTATACAAAATTTCCAAAAAGAGTGGTATTGGAAACGCAGGATGCTGTAGCACTTTTTATCGTTGTTGTTATTGCATCCATACTGGCTTCCTTAATAGGGGTAAAAAAAGTAATTGCAGCAGATCCTGCACAGGCAATAGGCGGTTGA
- a CDS encoding efflux RND transporter periplasmic adaptor subunit: MSTKMKYIIFTVLGVVAAIVFYNKVFIPKHTFETVHPTRGDLNKEVFGIGEVGAKNIYAITAQTGGKIVQINTDEGKWVAKGDLLAVIDSVDLPQLIEEAKMSVYKAKSELKATQKELKSLAAQKILAKLTYERYKKLKEKAFVSQAEYDKAKADLDSIEANIQATQAHIDSSKTEVVRLQKAVESLHVKLSRYKIYAPVDGYVIAKEAEVAQNVLPTQPILKIVDPKTVWIKAYIDEKISGDVRTGQRAVVTLRSQSNKKLEGYVSRIVAQSDAVTQEREVDVSFYAVPTPFYINEQAEVLITTQTLKNVIKIPAYLIVYKDKKAGVWIEKEGHAHFLHVNITAITDKEAAVKNLDTTLGLLVPDKTKKSFSEGMRIYK; encoded by the coding sequence ATGAGTACAAAAATGAAATATATAATTTTTACTGTTTTGGGTGTGGTAGCCGCAATTGTATTTTATAACAAAGTTTTTATTCCAAAACATACATTTGAAACCGTGCATCCGACTCGGGGTGATTTAAACAAAGAGGTCTTTGGGATAGGAGAAGTAGGAGCAAAAAATATTTATGCCATCACCGCACAGACAGGCGGGAAAATTGTGCAGATAAATACAGATGAGGGAAAATGGGTTGCAAAGGGTGATCTGCTTGCCGTTATAGACAGTGTAGATCTGCCCCAGTTGATTGAAGAGGCAAAAATGTCGGTATACAAAGCAAAGTCTGAACTCAAAGCAACACAAAAAGAGCTCAAATCCCTGGCTGCACAGAAAATTTTGGCAAAACTGACCTATGAACGGTATAAAAAGCTAAAAGAAAAGGCTTTTGTCTCTCAGGCGGAGTATGACAAAGCCAAGGCGGACCTGGACAGCATTGAGGCAAATATACAGGCAACACAGGCGCATATAGATTCTTCAAAAACAGAAGTGGTTCGTTTGCAAAAGGCTGTAGAGTCCTTACATGTAAAGCTCTCACGTTATAAAATTTATGCGCCGGTTGACGGCTATGTCATTGCCAAAGAGGCTGAGGTTGCACAAAATGTTCTGCCGACACAGCCTATACTGAAAATAGTTGACCCGAAAACTGTATGGATTAAAGCATATATAGATGAAAAGATAAGCGGAGATGTCAGAACAGGACAGCGTGCCGTTGTGACATTGCGTTCTCAAAGCAATAAGAAGCTTGAAGGGTATGTAAGCCGCATTGTCGCACAGAGTGATGCTGTGACACAAGAGCGAGAAGTTGATGTCAGTTTTTATGCTGTGCCGACTCCCTTTTATATCAATGAACAGGCAGAGGTACTCATTACAACACAAACACTGAAAAATGTGATTAAAATACCTGCTTACTTGATTGTCTATAAAGATAAAAAGGCCGGTGTCTGGATAGAGAAAGAGGGACATGCACACTTCTTACATGTAAATATAACGGCTATAACAGACAAAGAAGCAGCTGTGAAAAATCTGGATACGACTCTTGGACTCTTGGTCCCGGATAAAACCAAAAAATCGTTCAGTGAAGGTATGAGAATTTACAAATGA
- a CDS encoding TolC family protein, whose amino-acid sequence MKKLAYINLLFLVLSLQGKTLTLQESIDKTLQNHPDAKSFALKIKQSHTGYTSARAEYLPQVNLSAQYNPTQTYIFPVNGQFNTINDTGWNIGVNVKQKIWDFSKTSLQIDASRLDEDISKLSLKDFQALLASKVKSLYELMVVQKEAIAVREADLHVKEAYYAQAKALLQQGLKTEADTSRFLSAVYAAKDNLAIAKSLYAKAKNSLSLYMGETIEENVDLEADVLKKEFDSTQNTVQEILERNTELKIYDETIEKNALLHKSARASHYGSLDAVASYNRVSSLNLYNTQLVGVVLNIPLYAGGKLTAQTQNAKIGLQVAKEQKASKILALKEEISNLVLDIHRYDETITAKKAQLDSAKKTKRVLDGRYKEGLSTYIEVLDASSLVLEAELGLLEAYYSKTLSIDRIDYLQGKIK is encoded by the coding sequence ATGAAAAAGTTAGCATATATAAATTTATTGTTCCTGGTACTCTCTTTGCAGGGAAAAACACTTACTTTACAAGAAAGTATAGACAAAACACTGCAAAACCATCCTGATGCAAAATCTTTTGCGTTGAAAATAAAACAGTCGCATACAGGGTATACATCTGCACGTGCAGAATACCTGCCCCAGGTGAATCTGTCTGCGCAATACAACCCGACACAGACCTATATTTTCCCTGTCAACGGACAGTTTAATACAATTAATGATACAGGATGGAATATAGGAGTAAATGTCAAACAGAAAATTTGGGATTTTTCCAAAACAAGTTTGCAGATAGATGCAAGCAGACTTGATGAAGATATCTCGAAACTTTCTTTGAAAGATTTTCAGGCATTGCTTGCTTCAAAAGTAAAATCTTTGTATGAATTGATGGTTGTCCAAAAAGAAGCGATTGCTGTACGAGAAGCGGACTTACATGTAAAAGAGGCCTATTATGCCCAGGCAAAAGCACTTTTGCAGCAGGGACTCAAGACCGAAGCAGATACAAGCCGTTTTTTGTCAGCGGTATATGCGGCAAAAGACAATCTGGCCATTGCAAAATCTCTTTATGCAAAAGCAAAAAATTCTTTGTCTCTTTACATGGGAGAGACAATAGAGGAGAATGTCGATTTGGAAGCTGATGTTTTAAAAAAAGAGTTTGACAGTACTCAAAATACTGTACAAGAGATACTTGAGAGAAATACCGAATTGAAGATCTATGATGAAACCATAGAGAAAAATGCTTTGTTGCATAAATCTGCAAGAGCCTCCCATTATGGTTCGCTTGATGCCGTCGCTTCGTATAATCGTGTCAGCTCTTTAAATCTGTATAATACACAGCTTGTCGGTGTTGTGCTGAACATTCCTTTGTATGCCGGAGGAAAACTGACAGCACAGACACAAAATGCGAAAATAGGACTGCAGGTCGCCAAAGAGCAAAAAGCTTCAAAAATACTCGCTTTAAAAGAAGAAATAAGCAATCTTGTTTTGGATATACACAGATATGATGAGACCATAACAGCAAAAAAAGCACAGCTGGATTCGGCAAAAAAGACAAAAAGAGTGCTTGACGGAAGATACAAAGAGGGACTCTCTACCTATATAGAAGTTTTGGATGCGAGTTCTCTGGTATTAGAGGCAGAACTCGGACTGCTTGAGGCCTATTACTCAAAAACGCTGAGTATAGACAGAATCGATTATTTACAAGGAAAAATAAAATGA
- a CDS encoding APC family permease, which yields MRSIGLLGAISIGIGGMVGGGIFAVLGEAVSLAHGATAVAFAIAGVVAILTAYSYAKLSVTYQSEGGTVTFIDKAFGDNILSGSVNLMLWLSYLVTISLYATAFASYGETFFTHKSQWLHHGLIVISIIIPAVINLVSASFVGKSETVIVVIKVALLVLVIAAGSFYVDTERMSPVHWGSALSIVTAGMIIFVAYEGFELIANSAQDIKNPDKNLPRAFYASVIIVIALYILIAVITVGNVPENILMQAKDYALAEAAKPSLGQMGFTLVAFAALLSTFSAINATIYGNARLGYIIAKDGKLPRALMDEGKKSGVPFKGVLYTTLLSLVLANSIDLTEIAIIGSAGFLLIFLLVNISAFKLSQEIKANRFVLLTSSVLSFLALCTLLFHTYTSNPRAVVIFMGFIIISGLFELIYGRYVRGHFFNRKYKIIQ from the coding sequence ATGAGAAGTATAGGACTTTTAGGCGCGATTTCAATCGGTATAGGCGGTATGGTAGGCGGCGGTATATTTGCTGTTTTGGGAGAAGCGGTCTCTTTGGCACACGGGGCAACGGCAGTTGCCTTTGCCATAGCCGGTGTTGTAGCAATATTGACGGCATATTCGTATGCGAAACTTTCTGTAACATATCAAAGTGAGGGCGGAACGGTTACTTTCATAGACAAAGCCTTTGGCGACAATATCCTCTCGGGGAGTGTCAATTTGATGCTGTGGCTGAGTTATTTGGTGACAATATCTTTATATGCCACAGCTTTTGCCTCTTACGGCGAAACGTTTTTTACACATAAGTCGCAATGGCTCCATCACGGGCTTATTGTTATTTCTATCATCATTCCGGCAGTTATCAACCTGGTCAGTGCTTCGTTTGTCGGTAAAAGCGAAACTGTTATTGTTGTTATTAAAGTTGCCTTGCTGGTTTTAGTAATTGCGGCAGGTTCTTTTTATGTAGATACAGAGCGTATGTCTCCTGTGCATTGGGGTTCTGCTCTTTCCATCGTGACAGCAGGTATGATCATTTTCGTTGCGTATGAGGGGTTCGAGCTTATAGCAAATTCTGCCCAGGATATCAAAAATCCGGATAAGAATCTGCCTCGGGCCTTTTATGCGTCTGTCATTATCGTGATAGCCTTGTATATTTTGATTGCGGTCATCACAGTAGGGAATGTTCCGGAAAATATTTTGATGCAGGCAAAAGATTATGCCCTGGCAGAAGCGGCTAAACCCTCTTTGGGGCAGATGGGCTTTACCCTTGTGGCATTTGCGGCGCTGTTGTCGACATTTTCTGCCATCAATGCTACAATTTACGGCAATGCAAGACTCGGATACATCATAGCAAAAGACGGCAAGCTGCCAAGAGCTTTAATGGATGAGGGCAAAAAATCGGGTGTCCCGTTTAAAGGTGTTTTATATACCACTCTTTTGAGTCTGGTTTTGGCAAACAGCATTGATCTGACAGAAATTGCCATTATAGGCAGTGCAGGGTTTTTGTTGATATTTTTGCTTGTCAATATCAGTGCATTTAAGCTCTCTCAAGAGATCAAGGCAAACCGTTTTGTTTTGCTGACATCATCTGTACTGAGTTTTTTGGCGCTTTGCACTCTGCTTTTTCATACATACACATCAAACCCGAGAGCAGTTGTTATTTTTATGGGCTTTATCATTATTTCCGGTCTCTTTGAACTGATCTACGGACGATATGTCAGAGGCCACTTTTTTAACAGGAAGTATAAAATCATTCAATAA
- a CDS encoding thioredoxin domain-containing protein, protein MKILFLLFLSVASLLCAKNDLQYETSPYLKQHENNPVHWHAWKKKTFLQAQKEDKPIFLSIGYSTCHWCHVMARESFENKKIAQLLNKYFISVKVDREEMPQVDALYQNIFRHVHKRTGGWPLSVFMTPQREVFYITGYIPPKKEFYSEGFSDLIRKFSKLYTDKKALRQETDRIQKAVASRVKFSDTEDKNVSLTALKNSLKKSFDDIYTGFGTGRKFPEASKLALMMDIADITADKTLKKYSFAMLDTMALRGLYDHIGGGFFRYSVDANWEIPHFEKMLYTQAELIGLYGRAYEKSHKKLYASVVQETIAMVQKRFLHHNLYWSASSAESQGKEGAYFTFSPDEIDRALKNNPYANAIQDALGFSTEGNFNNRVHINFDTDKRPPGFASFKEILYHVRAKKKYPFIDTKINTAWNAMMIEALYKASALDKRYADTAEKNLKALQNLMFVRGELYHQTIEGAVPRQKALLEDYSFLIGALISGYEVDYDTAKLDFAEYLAAQAKYRFYKNGIWYLSNDALHVKAGINDKYYTSPLSKMLQNIIRLASLKASFQYEKLFQSSMEKLKEELIREESNAPALAQAHLMQKLGVVVVKSTKGNLLKNAKILQTVQYPYLLREAKEYKDFLACTLRRCFVKDKNISRIIKTIDRDFIRR, encoded by the coding sequence ATGAAAATATTATTTCTTTTGTTTCTGAGTGTTGCTTCACTGTTATGCGCAAAAAATGATTTACAATACGAAACATCACCCTATTTAAAACAGCATGAGAACAATCCGGTGCACTGGCATGCCTGGAAGAAAAAAACATTTTTGCAGGCACAAAAAGAAGACAAACCTATATTTCTCTCTATTGGCTATTCCACCTGTCACTGGTGTCATGTGATGGCGAGAGAATCCTTTGAAAATAAAAAAATCGCACAGCTTTTGAACAAATATTTCATATCTGTAAAAGTTGATCGTGAAGAGATGCCGCAGGTTGATGCTTTGTACCAAAATATTTTTCGGCATGTGCATAAACGGACCGGCGGTTGGCCTCTGAGTGTTTTTATGACACCGCAAAGAGAAGTTTTTTATATAACAGGATATATTCCTCCAAAAAAAGAGTTTTATTCTGAAGGATTTTCGGATTTAATACGAAAGTTCTCAAAATTATATACCGACAAAAAAGCGCTCCGACAAGAAACAGACAGGATTCAAAAGGCAGTGGCAAGCAGAGTAAAATTCTCAGACACAGAAGACAAAAATGTTTCCCTGACTGCACTGAAAAATTCTCTCAAAAAATCTTTTGATGATATTTATACCGGTTTTGGAACAGGAAGAAAGTTTCCCGAGGCCTCCAAACTTGCTTTGATGATGGATATAGCGGATATAACGGCAGACAAAACATTGAAAAAATACTCTTTTGCAATGCTTGACACTATGGCACTTCGTGGTTTGTATGACCATATAGGCGGCGGATTTTTCAGATACAGTGTGGATGCAAACTGGGAGATTCCTCATTTTGAGAAGATGCTCTATACGCAGGCGGAGCTTATTGGTCTGTATGGCCGAGCTTATGAAAAAAGTCATAAAAAGCTTTATGCAAGCGTGGTGCAAGAGACGATAGCGATGGTACAAAAACGTTTTTTGCATCATAATCTTTACTGGAGTGCAAGCAGTGCAGAGAGCCAGGGCAAAGAGGGGGCATACTTCACATTCAGCCCAGATGAAATAGACAGGGCGCTCAAAAATAATCCTTATGCCAATGCAATACAGGATGCTCTGGGATTTAGCACAGAGGGAAACTTCAACAACCGCGTACATATAAATTTTGATACAGACAAAAGGCCTCCCGGTTTTGCATCCTTTAAGGAGATACTGTACCATGTAAGAGCAAAGAAAAAATACCCTTTTATAGATACAAAAATAAACACGGCCTGGAACGCTATGATGATAGAAGCACTGTACAAAGCCTCTGCTCTTGACAAAAGATACGCAGACACAGCAGAAAAAAATTTAAAAGCTTTGCAAAATCTGATGTTTGTGCGAGGGGAGTTGTATCATCAGACCATAGAGGGAGCTGTGCCCAGACAAAAAGCTTTGCTGGAAGATTACAGTTTTTTGATTGGAGCGCTTATCAGCGGGTATGAAGTTGATTACGATACTGCCAAACTTGATTTTGCCGAGTATTTGGCAGCACAGGCAAAGTACAGGTTTTACAAAAACGGTATATGGTATCTCTCAAATGACGCTTTACATGTAAAGGCCGGGATAAATGACAAATATTATACATCACCGCTCTCAAAGATGCTGCAAAACATAATCAGACTGGCATCGCTCAAAGCCTCTTTTCAATATGAAAAACTGTTTCAAAGCAGTATGGAAAAACTCAAAGAAGAGCTTATAAGAGAAGAGTCAAATGCACCGGCACTGGCACAGGCGCATTTAATGCAGAAGCTGGGTGTTGTCGTCGTGAAAAGTACAAAAGGAAATTTGCTCAAAAATGCTAAAATACTGCAAACGGTACAATATCCTTATCTGCTGCGTGAAGCAAAAGAGTATAAAGATTTTTTGGCATGTACCTTGAGAAGATGTTTTGTAAAAGATAAAAATATCAGCAGGATAATAAAAACAATAGACAGAGATTTCATAAGGAGATAA
- a CDS encoding NifU family protein has product MQFLDEDIYNAVQNYLPKVSEYVNSHGGGIELLGTKDGVVYIKLTGACGGCSMSLMTTKMVVQKKLRELIHPELQVVNVDGTPENEMPKDAYTGPKKEEPTVEKHGFLDNVKHMVGL; this is encoded by the coding sequence ATGCAGTTTTTAGATGAAGATATTTATAATGCAGTACAAAACTACCTGCCAAAAGTAAGCGAATATGTCAATTCACACGGTGGCGGTATAGAACTTCTCGGCACAAAAGACGGTGTTGTCTACATCAAACTGACAGGAGCCTGCGGAGGCTGTTCTATGAGTCTGATGACAACAAAAATGGTCGTACAAAAAAAGTTGCGTGAACTGATTCATCCCGAACTGCAGGTTGTCAATGTAGACGGAACTCCTGAAAACGAAATGCCAAAAGATGCCTACACCGGTCCAAAAAAAGAAGAGCCAACAGTTGAAAAACACGGCTTTTTGGATAATGTAAAACATATGGTAGGTCTCTAA
- a CDS encoding flavin reductase family protein: MVVDYADKALTQRYQLMAQTIIPRPIAWICTQDAKGTLNIAPFSYFMGLSSEPPTMIVSIGHKNDGSQKDTLKNLREHKKCTICMVDEAHLQQMHFSSKELDNTQSEAEIFGIETKSIIKDFPPIVTGIPSAFFCELYQEIDLKGSKTIPLVVEIKSQYIDDKIITDKEKLTLDYEPLARVGKSYALLCKRINPPKIP; the protein is encoded by the coding sequence ATGGTGGTGGATTATGCAGACAAAGCACTTACACAACGCTATCAGCTTATGGCGCAGACCATCATCCCAAGGCCAATTGCCTGGATTTGTACGCAAGATGCAAAAGGCACTCTTAACATTGCTCCTTTTAGCTATTTCATGGGGCTCAGCTCTGAACCTCCTACAATGATAGTCAGTATAGGGCATAAAAATGACGGCAGCCAAAAAGACACGCTTAAAAATCTGCGTGAACACAAAAAATGCACAATATGCATGGTAGATGAGGCACATTTACAACAGATGCATTTTAGCTCCAAAGAACTTGATAACACGCAAAGCGAAGCAGAAATTTTTGGCATTGAGACAAAAAGCATAATCAAAGACTTCCCTCCAATAGTGACTGGCATACCGAGTGCCTTTTTTTGTGAACTCTACCAGGAGATAGATCTCAAAGGCTCAAAAACCATCCCGCTTGTCGTAGAGATAAAGTCCCAGTATATTGATGATAAAATCATTACAGACAAAGAGAAACTCACGCTTGATTATGAACCGCTCGCCCGTGTCGGCAAAAGCTACGCCCTGCTCTGCAAAAGAATCAATCCTCCAAAAATACCATAA
- a CDS encoding sulfite exporter TauE/SafE family protein, protein MHDYILFGSITLILSTVFSMGGAGSGIALIPILHFLGLDFTVAKAVGLFAGASTTVTASIMNIKRKAVEYTFVLPIAVTMLLFAPLGAYSSSFINENIVKFFFMLLLFYSASMMMFGKKKALFSAHSKLILLLVGAVIGFIAGLLGVGGGNILIPLLTLLGFAPKKVAVAVSFVVPFSALGSFFTYASYVPLDWILLTVVALCAVIGGYIGNYLMHFKLEQSHIKKIMAGLLYLLAFKMLWYFTVIL, encoded by the coding sequence ATGCATGACTATATTCTCTTTGGTTCTATCACCCTTATACTCTCTACAGTCTTTTCTATGGGAGGAGCGGGTTCGGGTATAGCGCTTATTCCGATTTTACATTTTTTAGGACTTGATTTTACTGTGGCTAAAGCGGTCGGACTTTTTGCAGGAGCATCTACCACTGTGACAGCAAGCATTATGAATATCAAACGCAAAGCTGTTGAGTATACCTTTGTCTTGCCTATTGCTGTGACAATGCTCCTTTTTGCACCTCTTGGCGCATATTCCAGCAGTTTTATCAATGAAAACATAGTCAAATTTTTCTTTATGCTCTTGCTTTTTTACTCTGCAAGCATGATGATGTTTGGCAAGAAAAAAGCTCTTTTTTCCGCCCACTCAAAACTCATACTTTTGCTTGTCGGTGCTGTGATTGGGTTTATTGCCGGACTTTTAGGTGTAGGCGGAGGCAATATCCTCATTCCGCTTTTAACTCTTCTTGGATTTGCTCCCAAAAAAGTAGCCGTTGCGGTAAGTTTTGTAGTGCCTTTTTCGGCACTCGGTTCCTTTTTTACCTATGCCAGTTATGTACCTTTGGACTGGATTCTTTTGACGGTGGTTGCTCTGTGTGCCGTCATCGGTGGCTACATTGGAAACTATCTTATGCACTTTAAACTCGAGCAGTCTCACATTAAAAAAATTATGGCAGGACTTTTGTATCTCCTGGCATTTAAAATGCTTTGGTATTTTACAGTAATCCTATAA
- a CDS encoding c-type cytochrome has product MKRLLIPTLFLTGSLFAQSAQEIIQDNGCLSCHAVASKKAAPAFAGIGMRNKRFEGENAKEVIMASIKNGSQGKYPRFSDTAMPSFANLTQEQLSTVADYILAQSSQAKGMMGKGGGMGRGQGMGMGGGM; this is encoded by the coding sequence ATGAAAAGATTACTTATACCGACACTGTTCCTAACAGGAAGTCTTTTTGCACAAAGTGCGCAGGAGATTATTCAAGACAATGGCTGTCTCTCTTGTCACGCAGTTGCAAGCAAAAAAGCGGCTCCCGCATTTGCAGGAATAGGAATGCGAAACAAACGTTTTGAAGGCGAAAATGCGAAAGAAGTGATTATGGCAAGTATCAAAAACGGCTCTCAAGGGAAATATCCAAGATTTTCTGATACTGCTATGCCCTCGTTTGCAAATCTGACACAAGAGCAGTTAAGTACCGTAGCTGATTACATCTTGGCACAATCTTCTCAAGCAAAAGGGATGATGGGCAAAGGTGGCGGTATGGGTCGTGGACAAGGGATGGGAATGGGAGGGGGTATGTAA
- a CDS encoding heme-binding domain-containing protein, translating into MKKILLIGFGLFIAIQFIPYGRDHTNPPVVAQVQWDTQETQALFQRACADCHSNETKWPWYSNIAPLSWSIYHHVDEGREHFNVSMWGVQKKNKGDEAAEEVEEGEMPLASYLIAHPEARLTKEEKQALIAGLKNTFGNEKYETHKNDKD; encoded by the coding sequence ATGAAAAAAATCTTATTAATCGGATTTGGATTATTTATTGCAATACAATTTATACCATACGGAAGAGATCACACAAATCCGCCTGTAGTTGCTCAAGTGCAATGGGACACTCAAGAGACACAGGCTCTTTTTCAAAGAGCCTGTGCAGATTGTCATTCCAATGAAACAAAATGGCCTTGGTACAGTAATATAGCACCGCTTTCATGGAGTATCTATCACCATGTTGATGAAGGTCGTGAACATTTCAATGTTTCCATGTGGGGTGTTCAGAAAAAGAACAAAGGTGATGAAGCAGCCGAAGAAGTTGAAGAGGGAGAAATGCCTTTAGCATCTTATCTAATAGCACATCCAGAGGCAAGACTTACAAAAGAGGAAAAACAAGCACTTATTGCAGGACTTAAAAATACTTTTGGAAACGAAAAGTATGAAACGCATAAAAATGATAAAGACTAA
- a CDS encoding ABC transporter substrate-binding protein yields MIKKILLTVSLVLFLQANGIKKVDTLVLSGPMASVSHPLLRMIETGALNDVATNVKFIMWKSPDELRALTLRGSADFIAIPTNVAANLYNKGVDIKLLNVSVWGILGMITRDKTKKTLADFKGCEIAMPFRADMPDIVFEEIVKREGLDPKKDFTLRYVNSPIDAMQMLIMRRVDHALLAEPAISMALRKTNSFPLKLIAPDLYRSADLQKEWGKVFHIEAKIPQAGMAVIGKKDPYLIKRFNEEYAKALQWYKTHPKEAGELVHKYIPMLVPEAVADSLDYVQLNDVNAKDAQKDLEFFFEILKNNNPKTIGGQLPQNGFYFSPKSE; encoded by the coding sequence ATGATTAAAAAAATATTACTGACAGTTTCTCTCGTACTTTTTCTACAGGCAAACGGGATAAAAAAAGTAGATACTTTGGTTTTAAGCGGTCCTATGGCATCTGTAAGCCACCCGCTTTTAAGGATGATTGAAACAGGTGCATTAAACGATGTGGCAACAAATGTCAAATTTATTATGTGGAAATCGCCCGATGAACTGCGTGCTCTCACACTTCGCGGCAGTGCTGACTTTATAGCAATTCCTACCAATGTAGCAGCAAATCTTTATAACAAAGGTGTAGATATAAAACTGCTCAATGTCTCTGTGTGGGGTATTTTGGGAATGATAACAAGAGATAAAACCAAAAAGACTCTTGCAGATTTCAAAGGGTGTGAAATAGCAATGCCTTTTCGTGCCGATATGCCTGACATTGTCTTTGAAGAGATTGTAAAAAGAGAGGGGCTTGATCCGAAAAAAGACTTTACACTTCGCTATGTAAACTCACCGATAGATGCTATGCAGATGCTTATAATGCGCAGAGTCGATCATGCACTCTTGGCTGAACCTGCCATCTCTATGGCACTGAGAAAAACAAACTCTTTTCCGTTGAAACTTATAGCGCCTGACCTTTACAGAAGTGCAGATTTACAAAAAGAGTGGGGAAAAGTTTTTCATATTGAAGCCAAAATTCCACAGGCCGGCATGGCGGTTATTGGCAAAAAAGATCCATATCTCATCAAACGTTTCAATGAGGAGTATGCAAAAGCGCTTCAATGGTATAAAACACATCCAAAAGAAGCTGGAGAGTTGGTTCATAAATATATTCCAATGCTGGTGCCTGAAGCTGTAGCAGACAGTCTGGACTATGTTCAATTGAATGATGTTAATGCAAAAGATGCACAAAAAGACTTGGAATTTTTCTTTGAAATTTTGAAAAACAACAATCCTAAAACTATTGGTGGTCAATTACCACAGAATGGTTTTTATTTTAGTCCGAAGAGTGAGTAG